The Burkholderia pyrrocinia genomic sequence CGAACCGTCCTGCGAGTAGGTACGCGCGAACTTCGCGAAATCGCCGCCGGCCTCGACCTGGTTGCGGATGTCGGCCAGTTGCTGGCGCGCCTGCCCTTCCGACTTGCCTTCGCCCACGCGCAGCAGGATGTGGCGCACGTGCGTCTGGACGATCTTCGGCGCCGCGGCGGAAGCGCCCTGGCTCTGGCGGCGGTCGACGAGACGCACGATCTCGAAGCCGTCCGGCACGCGGATCAGCGTCGGGTTGACCTGGCCCGGGCGCAGCTTCGATGCGGCATCGACGACTTCGGCCGGCAGCGCGCTCGGCGCCTTGAAGCCGAGGTCGCCGCCCTTCTTCGCGTCGTTTGCTTCGGAGTTGTTCTTCGCGAGCCGCTCGAAATCGGCGCCCGACTTCGCTTGCTGCAGCAGCGCGTCGGCCTTCTTCTGCGCGGCTTCGATGTCGGCCTGCGGCGCGTTGGTCGGCGCCTTGATGAAGATGTGCTGGAAGCGCAGGTCCTGCTGCTGTGCCGCGTTCGGCCCGCGCTGGCTCGCGATGTAGTTCGCGACCTCGGCGTCCGACACGGTGATCTTGCCGTCGACCTCGCGCTCGCGCAGCTTCGACAGCATCAGCTCGGTACGCGCATCGCTCGTGAAGATGCTCCAGGGCACGCCTTGCGACTCCAGACGCGCGCGGTACTGCTCGAGCGTCATCCCGTTCGCTTGCGCGAGACGCTGCAGCGTCGACTGCACGGTCGCGTCGTCGATGCGGATCCCGTCGTCCTTGGCCTTCTGCACCTGGATCCGCTCGAGCACCATCTGGTTCAGCACCTGCGCACGCAACTGGTCGGCCGGCGGCACCGGCGCGTTCTGCTGCTGCAGCCGGCGCGCGATCAGGCCGACGCGCTGGTCGAGTTCGCGACCCGTGATCACGTCGTTGTTGACGACCGCGACGACTTCGTCGGCGAGCTGCGCACCTCGCGAACCGAGCGCCTGCGCCGCGGCCGGCGCGGCGGCGAGCAGCGCGGCGGACGCGGCGAGGCTGGACACGACTGCCGCGAAACGAAGGGATTTCTTCATTGCCACTGATACTCCATTGAAATCGTGCTGACCGGTGCAGACAAGCCGGCGTTACTCGTAGTTGCTGAAGCGGGACATCGGCGGCGGCGGCGGCGGCAGCGGCGTGTAGCCCGGCACCCCGGCGCGGAATGCGGACACGAGGCCGTTGTCGACGGTCGACAAGCCCTTGAGCGTCAATTGCATCATGAAGCGCGTCGACGAGTTCTGCTGTCCCGACGAATTGATGCCGTTCGCGGCCCGCTGCACCCCGACCCCGAGCGCCCAGCAATCCGCGTCGTATTGTAAGCCGAGCAGACCGTCGACCACGCGATCGCCGGCGAGATCGTAGTTGAAGCGGCCGATCGCATACAGGCGGCGCGTGAGCGGCCACTGCGCGGACACCAGGAACTGG encodes the following:
- a CDS encoding peptidylprolyl isomerase yields the protein MKKSLRFAAVVSSLAASAALLAAAPAAAQALGSRGAQLADEVVAVVNNDVITGRELDQRVGLIARRLQQQNAPVPPADQLRAQVLNQMVLERIQVQKAKDDGIRIDDATVQSTLQRLAQANGMTLEQYRARLESQGVPWSIFTSDARTELMLSKLREREVDGKITVSDAEVANYIASQRGPNAAQQQDLRFQHIFIKAPTNAPQADIEAAQKKADALLQQAKSGADFERLAKNNSEANDAKKGGDLGFKAPSALPAEVVDAASKLRPGQVNPTLIRVPDGFEIVRLVDRRQSQGASAAAPKIVQTHVRHILLRVGEGKSEGQARQQLADIRNQVEAGGDFAKFARTYSQDGSASQGGDLGWISPGETVPEFERAMNNLQDGQISQPIRTEYGYHLIQVLNRREAEGSVQQQMDIARQAIGQRKAEQAYADWLRELRDSSYVQFKIGGAGPAN